ACCGACGTGGTGGTGGTCCGCACGGAGGGCGTGGCCTTCGTGGCCCAGCGCGAGCGCCTGCCGGAGCTGAAGTCGATGCTGGAGCGGCTGCCGGAGGCGCTGCGGAAGCTGGACTGAACTGCAGTGCGTGAGTGCGTGAGTGCGGAAGTGGCCCTGGTGCGCACTTCCGCACTCGTCGTTTTCCCGGATGCCAACCCGCAACTGCAACAGCATTCACGCGGAGGCGCGGAGGAACTGACGAGTCGCGGAGGAACTGCGGCGCGCCTCCGCGGCTCTCCGTGCACCTCCGCGCCTCCGCGTGAAATCGGTTGACGGAACTGCGGTAGTCCGGATCGTGCAGAGGGGCGCGCCCGAACTCACGCACTCACGCACTCACGCACTATCCCTTCCATGCTTTCCCTGATCCTCTTCGACGACGCGATTTCCCGCGGGTGGCAGCCGTTCGCGCTCACGCGGCCGGGTGGCGAGCTGGCGTTCGGCGCCCTGTCCATGCGCCGCCGCGCCGAGCGGGTGTTCGGCGCGCGGTGCGTTGCGCACCTCGCGGCGGATCACCTGGTGGGCTTCGCCGAGGGTGATTCTCCCCCGGTCATTGGCTACGCGGACGCGCCGGCGGAGGGCGAGCGGCTGTTCCTCTCGGCCCGCGCGGTGCCGGCCTGGGGGAGCGGCGAGGTGTGGAAGGCCCGGCGCGGCGGGGCCGGGCCCATCCTGGTGAACGGCGAGGTGGCGGGCTGGTTCGCGCCCGACGGCACTCCCGGCCCCGACGCCCGCTTCTTCGACGCCCCGCCCACCATGCTGGACCGCACCGGCGCGGTGGAGCTTGCGGGGCGGATGATCGGCCCCGTGTGGGAGCTGATGTCGGGGAACGGCGACCAGCTGACGATCGACATCCAGTCGCTCTTCCCGGAACCTCTCGCCGTCGACCTCCCCGCGGGCGCGCACCGCATCGGGGATCACTCGCTGGTGCTGGGCGAGGGCGTGCGCATCGAGCCGGGGGTGGTGCTGGACCTGTCCTCCGGGCCCGTGTGGCTGGACGACGGGGTGACCGTGCGCGCGTTCACCCGTCTCGCCGGTCCGGCCTACGTCGGGCGCAACAGCACGGTGCTGGGCGGCCCGCTGGAGCAGGTGACCATCGGCCAGGGGTGCCGCATCCGGGGCGAGTTCGCCGAGAGCGTGTGCCTGGACTTCGTGAACAAGGCGCACGACGGCCACATCGGCCACGCCTACCTGGGCGCCTGGGTGAACCTGGGCGCGGAGACGACGAACAGCGACCTGAAGAACAACTACGGCAGCGTGCGCCTGTGGACGCCGGAGGGGGAGCGCGACACGGGCGAGATCAAGCTGGGCTGCTTCCTGGGGGACCACGTGAAGACGGGGATCGGCCTGCTGCTGAACACGGGCACGGTCGTGGGCGCGGGAAGCAACCTGTACGGCGCCGCCATGCCGCCCAAGTACGTCCCGCCGTTCAGCTGGGGCACCGGGGACGAGCTGACGGCGTACCGGGCCGACAAGTTCCTGGACGTGGCCAAGCGGGCGATGGCGCGCCGCAAGGTGCAGATGGCCGGCAGCTACGCCGAAGCCCTGAAACGCGCCTGGACCCTGGCCCGCGGCGGCGAAGGCTGACGCGCCGATCCACCGCGCCCGGACAGGGTTAGACGCTCTCCCCCACTTCGATTACATTTGGAGCAGGGGAGAGCGTTTCTCCGTTCTTCACTTTCGCACTCCCGCACTTTCGCACTCTCGCACTTCCTTGAACGTCACCATCCTGGGCAGCGGCAGCCGCGGAAACGCGATCCTGGTGGAATCCGGCGACACCCGCCTCCTCGTGGACGCCGGGTTCAGCGGGCGCGACCTGGAACGCCGGCTGGCGGAGGTGGAGGTGGACCCCGCCTCGCTGACCGCCCTGCTGGTGACGCACGACCACGGCGACCACACCCGCGGGATGGGCGTGGCCGCGCGGCGG
The Longimicrobium sp. DNA segment above includes these coding regions:
- a CDS encoding putative sugar nucleotidyl transferase; protein product: MLSLILFDDAISRGWQPFALTRPGGELAFGALSMRRRAERVFGARCVAHLAADHLVGFAEGDSPPVIGYADAPAEGERLFLSARAVPAWGSGEVWKARRGGAGPILVNGEVAGWFAPDGTPGPDARFFDAPPTMLDRTGAVELAGRMIGPVWELMSGNGDQLTIDIQSLFPEPLAVDLPAGAHRIGDHSLVLGEGVRIEPGVVLDLSSGPVWLDDGVTVRAFTRLAGPAYVGRNSTVLGGPLEQVTIGQGCRIRGEFAESVCLDFVNKAHDGHIGHAYLGAWVNLGAETTNSDLKNNYGSVRLWTPEGERDTGEIKLGCFLGDHVKTGIGLLLNTGTVVGAGSNLYGAAMPPKYVPPFSWGTGDELTAYRADKFLDVAKRAMARRKVQMAGSYAEALKRAWTLARGGEG